A DNA window from Rhineura floridana isolate rRhiFlo1 chromosome 11, rRhiFlo1.hap2, whole genome shotgun sequence contains the following coding sequences:
- the LOC133366854 gene encoding olfactory receptor 14I1-like — protein sequence MNNLTTMSTFLLRELSELQELQILYVFLFITLYLTTLMGNLLIIVAVALDRHLHKPMYFFLANLAMMDVGSVSVMIPKSVANSIMNSRSISYSGCVAQVFFYFFFATSDFFLLTVMAHDRYVAICSPLQYERIMHKGACIQMAAIVLLTSLLYAILHTCGTFANTFCSNVVNQFFCEVPTLLKLSCSDFYLVEVGLLLLGCITALGCFIFIIITYLQIFSTVLRIPSVHGQNKALSTCLPHLTVVSVFLISAVFAYARPPTESSSELDIAFAVIYAIIPPMLNPFVYSIRNKDIKTALWKLLDVRHSPKTIFRVL from the coding sequence ATGAACAATCTTACTACCATGTCCACATTTCTACTGCGGGAATTGTCTGAACTGCAGGAACTACAAATCTTATATGTCTTTCTATTCATAACATTGTACTTGACAACTTTGATGGGGAATCTTCTCATCATTGTTGCAGTAGCCCTTGACCGTCACCTTCATAAACCAATGTACTTTTTCTTAGCAAACCTGGCCATGATGGATGTTGGCTCTGTTTCAGTCATGATACCCAAATCTGTGGCCAATTCCATCATGAACAGCAGGTCCATTTCATATTCTGGGTGTGTGGCTCAAGTTTTCTTCTACTTCTTCTTTGCAACATCAGATTTTTTCCTTCTAACAGTAATGGCACACGATCGCTATGTCGCCATCTGCAGCCCATTACAATATGAAAGAATTATGCACAAAGGAGCCTGTATTCAGATGGCAGCAATTGTGTTACTTACTAGTCTTCTTTATGCCATTTTGCACACTTGTGGCACCTTTGCAAACACCTTCTGTTCTAACGTTGTCAATCAGTTCTTCTGTGAAGTCCCAACATTATTAAAGCTCTCCTGCTCTGACTTTTACTTAGTTGAAGTTGGGCTTCTTCTGCTAGGCTGTATTACAGCACTAGGATGCTTCATTTTCATCATCATAACGTACCTGCAGATATTTTCTACAGTGCTCAGAATTCCTTCTGTCCATGGTCAGAATAAAGCCCTCTCCACTTGCCTTCCCCACCTCACTGTTGTTTCTGTGTTTCTCATAAGTGCAGTCTTTGCTTATGCAAGGCCTCCCACGGAATCTTCTTCTGAGCTGGATATAGCTTTTGCTGTGATATATGCTATAATTCCTCCCATGCTGAATCCATTCGTCTACAGCATAAGGAACAAAGACATTAAGACTGCTTTGTGGAAACTCTTAGATGTCAGGCATTCTCCTAAGACTATATTTAGAGTTCTATAA
- the LOC133367703 gene encoding olfactory receptor 14I1-like, whose protein sequence is MQNQTSTPTFLLMGFSEIRKLQILYFFVFLASYLAAITGNLLIILAIALDHHLHTPMYFFLINLAMMDIGIISVIVPKSMAMFLLNSRWISYFGCVAQVFLYFLFGISDFILLTIMARDRYVAICNPLQYESVMNKGACIQMVVTGWVTSLIYATLHTCGTFANTFCSIAVKQFFCEVPALLKLTCSDFYLVEVWFLVISSSIGLGCFIFIIITYMQIFSTVLRIPSIHGQKKALSTCLPHLTVVSVLMSTILFAYARSPTYASSDLDVAFAVIYTIIPPTLNPFIYSMRNKEIKTALWKLLDHSSNSFSRVVL, encoded by the coding sequence ATGCAGAATCAAACCTCCACACCCACATTTCTGCTGATGGGATTTTCAGAAATCCGCAAACTACAGATCTTATACTTCTTTGTGTTCCTAGCATCGTACTTGGCAGCAATAACAGGAAATCTTCTCATCATTCTTGCAATTGCCCTGGATCACCACCTtcacactcccatgtacttctTTCTAATTAATTTGGCCATGATGGACATTGGAATAATTTCAGTTATAGTACCAAAATCAATGGCTATGTTCCTCCTAAATAGCAGGTGGATTTCTTATTTTGGATGTGTTGCTCAAgttttcctttatttcttatttggAATATCAGATTTTATCCTCCTAACTATAATGGCACGTGATCGCTATGTCGCTATTTGCAACCCACTCCAGTATGAGTCAGTTATGAACAAAGGTGCCTGTATTCAGATGGTAGTCACTGGGTGGGTGACTAGTCTTATTTATGCCACATTACACACTTGTGGCACCTTCGCAAACACCTTCTGTTCTATTGCTGTCAAACAGTTCTTCTGTGAAGTCCCAGCATTACTGAAGCTCACCTGCTCAGACTTTTACTTAGTTGAAGTTTGGTTTCTTGTGATAAGCTCTAGTATAGGActgggatgttttatttttatcatcatAACATACATGCAAATCTTTTCTACAGTGCTTAGAATCCCCTCTATACATGGTCAGAAAAAAGCTCTCTCCACTTGCCTTCCCCACCTCACTGTTGTCTCTGTACTCATGTCCACTATACTCTTTGCCTATGCAAGATCTCCCACTTATGCTTCTTCTGATCTGGATGTGGCTTTTGCAGTGATATATACCATCATTCCTCCCACATTGAATCCATTCATCTACAGCATGCGAAACAAAGAGATTAAAACTGCTTTGTGGAAACTGTTGGATCATTCCTCCAACTCTTTCTCCAGGGTTGTTCTCTAA
- the LOC133367704 gene encoding olfactory receptor 14A16-like: protein MHNQTSMPTFLLMGFSEIRQLQILHFFVFLALYLTAITGNLLIIVAIAFDHHLHTPMYFFLINLAMIDIATISVIVPKSMAISLLNSRWISYFGCVAQVFLYFLFGLSDFLLLTIMAHDRYVAICNPLQYETIMHKGACVQMVAIVWVTSLLYAMLHTCGTFANTFCSIAVKQFFCEVPALLKISCSDFYLVEVGFLVISCSITLGCFIFIIITYMQIFSSVLRIPSTHGQKKALCTCLPHLTVVSVFLFTGVFAYARPPTDASSDLDMVFAVIYTIIPPTLNPFIYSMRNKEIKTALWKLFDLWHSSKSFSRVVF, encoded by the coding sequence ATGCACAATCAAACCTCCATGCCTACATTTCTGCTCATGGGATTTTCAGAAATCCGGCAACTACAGATCTTACACTTCTTTGTGTTCCTAGCATTGTACTTGACAGCAATAACAGGAAATCTTCTCATCATTGTGGCAATTGCCTTTGATCACCACCTtcacactcccatgtacttctTTCTAATTAATTTGGCCATGATAGACATTGCAACTATTTCAGTCATAGTACCAAAATCAATGGCTATTTCCCTTCTAAATAGCAGGTGGATTTCTTATTTTGGATGTGTTGCTCAGgttttcctttatttcttatttggATTATCAGATTTTCTCCTCCTAACCATAATGGCACATGATCGCTATGTCGCTATTTGCAACCCACTCCAGTATGAGACCATTATGCACAAAGGGGCCTGTGTTCAGATGGTAGCCATTGTGTGGGTGACTAGTCTTCTTTATGCCATGTTACACACTTGTGGCACTTTTGCAAACACCTTCTGTTCTATTGCTGTCAAACAGTTCTTCTGTGAAGTCCCTGCCTTACTGAAGATCTCCTGCAGTGACTTTTACTTAGTTGAAGTTGGGTTTCTTGTGATAAGCTGTAGTATAAcacttggatgttttatttttatcatcatAACATACATGCAAATCTTTTCTTCAGTGCTTAGAATCCCCTCTACACATGGTCAGAAAAAAGCTCTCTGCACTTGCCTTCCCCACCTCACTGTTGTCTCTGTGTTTCTGTTCACTGGAGTATTTGCCTATGCAAGACCTCCCACTGATGCTTCTTCTGATCTGGACATGGTTTTTGCAGTGATATATACCATCATTCCTCCCACATTGAATCCATTCATCTACAGCATGCGAAACAAAGAGATTAAAACTGCTTTGTGGAAATTGTTTGATCTCTGGCATTCCTCCAAATctttctccagggttgttttttaa